The following are from one region of the Petrotoga mobilis SJ95 genome:
- a CDS encoding thioesterase family protein — protein sequence MSTFLEKIISLKGKEFNYSFKVKDESYLWSEDNEVISFHALSTSSLLEEIHKCTYNILKDLLEKDQVSVVSHSCIDHLSSTPYSFKVFIKLKITDVSYNKVHFQGEAFDEINKIATFELTRNIVSKKILRKNLNQKMESINLSGQISERYT from the coding sequence ATGAGTACCTTTCTAGAGAAAATAATCTCATTGAAAGGAAAGGAATTTAATTACTCCTTTAAAGTAAAAGATGAAAGTTATTTATGGTCAGAAGATAACGAAGTTATAAGTTTTCATGCTTTAAGCACCTCTTCTCTTTTAGAAGAAATACATAAATGTACGTATAATATTTTAAAAGATCTTTTGGAAAAAGATCAAGTTTCTGTAGTTTCACATAGTTGCATAGACCATCTGTCCTCTACACCTTATTCTTTTAAGGTATTCATAAAGTTAAAAATAACAGATGTTTCCTACAACAAAGTGCATTTTCAGGGAGAAGCCTTTGATGAAATTAACAAAATCGCAACTTTTGAATTAACTCGAAATATTGTTTCTAAAAAGATCCTGAGAAAAAACTTAAATCAAAAAATGGAGAGTATAAATTTGTCAGGACAAATTTCTGAGCGTTACACATGA
- a CDS encoding sensor histidine kinase: MVNIYIIVILLLIITNILFIYAYSKKRKEEKAHQRFKNEIAKSININIKNPVDDFLLHQLTLYIKNLEEKYKSEKYKRRNIFSILDTLSEGIILVSYNQNEIIRVDFANSFAKNIFTTENFVGRSLTEVVDNHNLIELTLKSFKTNKDLEEETSFYYPEKKYFRCQVKSINVENYRVIILLDITKEKNLEDLRREFLTIMSHEMRTPLSVISGYLETILHEPNLDLEIYQPLKKIEEEISRLTRMFNDLLDIERLEKNIGEEKRFVYFNFSNTVKRAFDFFKIVADKMSIEFEEQIEDDLYVFGNEDRLLQVVYNILDNSFKFTALKEKGEKKVWLRLYENDNTIILEIEDTGIGIPSKELKRIFDLFYRVDKSRSRQVPGLGIGLYIVKTVLDNHNARIYLDSEENNGTLFQVILPIKTNNETEV, encoded by the coding sequence TTGGTCAATATATATATTATCGTTATTTTATTGCTTATTATCACAAATATTTTATTTATATATGCTTATTCAAAAAAGAGAAAAGAAGAAAAGGCTCATCAACGGTTTAAAAATGAGATTGCAAAAAGCATAAATATAAATATAAAAAATCCTGTTGATGATTTTCTTTTGCATCAACTAACTTTGTATATTAAAAATTTAGAAGAAAAATACAAATCCGAAAAATACAAAAGAAGGAACATATTTTCGATTCTAGATACCCTTTCCGAAGGAATAATATTGGTTTCTTATAATCAAAATGAAATTATCAGGGTGGATTTCGCTAATTCTTTTGCCAAAAATATTTTCACAACAGAAAATTTTGTCGGTAGGTCATTAACAGAGGTAGTTGACAATCACAATCTCATTGAATTGACTTTAAAAAGTTTTAAAACTAATAAAGATTTGGAAGAAGAAACTTCATTCTATTATCCAGAAAAAAAATACTTCAGATGTCAAGTTAAATCAATAAATGTTGAAAATTATAGAGTTATTATTTTGTTAGATATCACGAAAGAAAAAAATTTAGAAGATCTAAGAAGGGAATTCTTAACCATCATGTCGCATGAAATGCGGACACCTTTATCTGTTATAAGTGGATACTTAGAAACGATATTGCACGAACCTAATTTAGACCTAGAAATTTATCAACCACTAAAAAAAATAGAAGAAGAAATATCGAGATTAACCAGAATGTTTAACGATCTTTTAGATATAGAGAGATTGGAAAAAAATATAGGCGAAGAAAAAAGATTTGTATATTTCAATTTTTCTAATACGGTAAAGAGAGCCTTTGATTTCTTTAAAATTGTTGCTGATAAGATGTCCATTGAGTTTGAAGAACAAATAGAAGATGATCTATACGTTTTCGGTAATGAAGATAGACTCCTTCAGGTAGTGTATAATATTTTAGACAATTCTTTTAAATTCACAGCTTTAAAGGAAAAAGGCGAAAAGAAAGTATGGTTAAGATTGTACGAAAATGACAATACTATAATTTTGGAAATTGAAGATACAGGAATAGGCATACCTTCAAAAGAATTAAAAAGGATTTTCGATCTATTTTACAGAGTAGACAAATCGAGAAGCAGGCAAGTACCAGGCTTGGGGATTGGTTTGTACATAGTCAAAACTGTTTTGGATAACCACAATGCAAGAATATATTTAGACAGTGAAGAAAACAACGGTACATTGTTTCAAGTCATCCTTCCTATCAAAACAAATAATGAAACGGAGGTTTAA
- a CDS encoding response regulator transcription factor yields MAKKSIMIVEDDPAISEMLSLNLTKEGYEVITAVSADEALKKLEEKDTDFFIVDIMLPGSMDGFDLIRILKSSEDYRNTPVLILSAKDDAADKVAGLELGSDDYVTKPFNVRELIARIKSIFRRQAASAQMKEEGPKKITAKDLIIDTERLEVWVGGNPVSLTPLEFDLLVFLAKNEGKVFSRDVLLDKLWGYDYYGDTRTVDVHIRRLRTKIEEDPSNPKYIITVRGKGYKFRDPGKERNY; encoded by the coding sequence GTGGCAAAAAAAAGTATTATGATAGTAGAAGACGATCCGGCGATCTCTGAAATGTTATCTTTGAACTTGACCAAAGAAGGTTACGAAGTAATAACGGCTGTGTCTGCTGATGAGGCTTTAAAGAAATTAGAGGAAAAAGATACCGACTTTTTCATAGTGGATATTATGTTACCAGGTTCAATGGATGGATTTGATTTAATTAGAATCTTGAAATCCAGCGAAGATTATCGCAATACGCCCGTACTCATATTGAGTGCCAAAGATGATGCTGCTGATAAAGTAGCTGGGTTAGAACTTGGTAGCGATGATTATGTCACTAAACCTTTTAATGTAAGAGAACTAATTGCAAGAATTAAAAGCATATTTAGGAGACAAGCTGCATCAGCTCAAATGAAAGAAGAAGGACCCAAAAAAATTACAGCTAAAGATTTAATTATCGACACTGAAAGATTAGAAGTTTGGGTAGGGGGAAATCCAGTCAGCCTTACCCCGTTGGAGTTCGATTTGTTAGTTTTTCTTGCTAAAAATGAAGGAAAAGTCTTTAGTCGAGATGTATTGTTGGATAAATTGTGGGGTTATGACTACTACGGAGATACAAGAACAGTAGACGTTCATATCAGAAGGTTGAGAACAAAGATCGAAGAAGATCCTTCTAATCCAAAATACATAATTACAGTAAGAGGGAAAGGATACAAATTCAGAGATCCTGGAAAGGAAAGAAACTACTAA
- the ftsH gene encoding ATP-dependent zinc metalloprotease FtsH, whose product MQNKRNQSRVLWLLLIYITIGIFIYVGVNSLIGTPDVSKIEYSELVQMLEDKKIVSLEIEDSGYARARDNRGLYYETYAPTLLSDQQYVYGLANQGIEIKYVRSLENSWWISILTFLLPVFLLIFLFTFLFRSSGGGANQGMNFIKSPAKKYDPKKTRTTFNDVAGVKEAKEELTDVVKFLKDPKVFNRLGARMPKGVLLVGEPGTGKTLLARAVAGEAGVPFFYISGSDFVELFVGVGAARVRDLFNQAKANAPAIIFIDEIDAVGRQRGSGLGGGHDEREQTLNSILVEMDGFDPSIGIIVMAATNRPDVLDKALLRPGRFDKKVVIDRPDAEGRKDILKIHFRGKKIAPDVDLEVLARATPGFVGADLENLVNEAALLAARNGEKFITMKDCEEAIERVIVGPERKTRVLSEQEKEVVAYHELGHAILGTILPNADPVHKVTIIPRGYAALGYTLQLPSEDRYLMNKSEILDDIAVMLAGRAAEEIIFDEITSGAENDLKRATEMARRMVESFGMSEKIGPVAWASESEETFLARELFREKNYSDETAKELDSEVKQIINKSYEKAKSVLLENKEKLQFIAQYLLKKETISGQELRDLLQKDTDDLKEYVENLGVSSTQEEAKVVNYEYLSRENNLIERKGI is encoded by the coding sequence TTGCAAAATAAAAGAAACCAATCTAGAGTTCTTTGGCTATTATTAATATATATAACAATAGGTATTTTTATATATGTTGGAGTTAACAGCCTTATCGGTACTCCAGATGTTTCGAAAATAGAATATAGTGAGTTAGTTCAAATGTTGGAAGATAAAAAGATTGTCTCTCTAGAAATAGAAGATTCTGGCTATGCCAGAGCAAGAGATAATAGAGGACTTTATTATGAAACATATGCCCCAACTCTTTTATCAGACCAACAATATGTTTATGGACTTGCAAATCAAGGAATAGAGATTAAATATGTCAGAAGCTTAGAAAACAGTTGGTGGATCTCTATTTTAACGTTTCTTTTGCCTGTTTTCTTACTTATTTTTCTTTTCACCTTTTTGTTTCGATCAAGCGGGGGTGGAGCAAATCAAGGTATGAATTTTATAAAAAGTCCTGCTAAAAAATATGACCCCAAAAAAACCCGCACCACTTTTAATGACGTTGCAGGGGTTAAGGAAGCGAAAGAAGAATTAACAGACGTAGTAAAATTTTTGAAAGATCCAAAGGTTTTTAATAGGCTAGGCGCTAGAATGCCAAAGGGTGTGCTTTTAGTAGGGGAACCAGGCACAGGTAAAACTTTACTTGCTAGAGCAGTGGCTGGAGAGGCAGGCGTACCATTTTTTTATATTAGTGGTTCTGATTTTGTGGAACTTTTTGTTGGGGTAGGAGCCGCAAGAGTTCGAGATCTTTTCAATCAAGCTAAGGCAAACGCACCTGCTATCATTTTTATTGATGAAATAGATGCAGTTGGTAGGCAAAGAGGATCGGGTCTTGGAGGAGGTCATGATGAAAGGGAGCAAACCCTTAACTCCATATTAGTAGAAATGGATGGATTCGATCCAAGTATTGGAATAATAGTTATGGCAGCTACAAATAGGCCTGATGTTCTAGACAAAGCTTTGCTAAGACCTGGAAGATTTGATAAAAAAGTGGTAATTGATAGACCTGATGCCGAAGGAAGGAAGGATATATTAAAGATTCACTTTAGAGGCAAGAAAATAGCCCCCGATGTTGATTTAGAGGTGTTAGCCAGAGCTACTCCTGGATTTGTTGGAGCAGATTTAGAAAATTTAGTCAACGAAGCGGCGCTTTTGGCAGCAAGAAACGGGGAAAAGTTCATAACAATGAAGGATTGCGAAGAAGCTATCGAAAGGGTTATAGTTGGTCCCGAGAGGAAAACGAGAGTGCTTTCCGAACAAGAAAAAGAAGTCGTTGCATATCATGAACTAGGTCATGCTATTTTAGGAACTATCTTACCAAATGCTGACCCTGTACACAAAGTAACAATTATTCCTAGAGGTTACGCGGCCTTAGGGTACACCTTACAGTTACCTTCTGAAGACAGGTATCTGATGAATAAATCTGAAATACTCGATGATATTGCGGTAATGTTAGCTGGTAGAGCCGCAGAAGAAATAATATTCGATGAAATTACCAGCGGAGCCGAAAATGATTTAAAGCGAGCTACAGAAATGGCAAGAAGGATGGTAGAAAGTTTTGGTATGAGCGAAAAAATAGGTCCTGTAGCTTGGGCTAGCGAAAGTGAAGAAACGTTTTTAGCACGTGAACTATTTAGAGAAAAAAACTATTCGGATGAAACTGCAAAAGAACTGGATTCTGAGGTAAAGCAAATAATAAATAAAAGCTATGAAAAGGCTAAATCAGTGTTGTTAGAGAACAAGGAGAAGCTACAATTCATTGCTCAATATCTTTTAAAAAAGGAAACTATCTCAGGACAGGAACTAAGAGACTTATTACAGAAAGATACAGATGACCTAAAGGAATATGTTGAAAATCTTGGAGTATCCTCAACTCAAGAAGAAGCAAAGGTGGTAAACTATGAGTACCTTTCTAGAGAAAATAATCTCATTGAAAGGAAAGGAATTTAA